A genome region from Polypterus senegalus isolate Bchr_013 chromosome 7, ASM1683550v1, whole genome shotgun sequence includes the following:
- the lingo2 gene encoding leucine-rich repeat and immunoglobulin-like domain-containing nogo receptor-interacting protein 2 — MVDCIGKVMLHTALSCWQPFLGLALLVICVSSAVGCPARCECSAQNKSVICHRKRLVAVPEGIPIETKILDLSKNKLKSVIPDEFASYPQLEELDLSDNIIGNVEPGSFNSLFNLRSLRLKSNRIKLIPLGVFSGLSNLTGLDISENKIVILLDYMFQDLHNLKSLEVGDNDLVYISHRAFSGLQSLEQLTLEKCNLTAVPTEALSHLHNLSRLRLRFLSINSLHPYAFKKLFRLRHLEIDNWPMLDAVPANSFYSLNLSSLSITNTNLSAVPFLALKHLTYLTHLNLSFNPISNIEADMFQDLSRLQELHVVGAQLLNIEPHAFQGLRALRVLNVSQNLLDTLEESAFQSSATLETLCIDNNPLACDCRLLWILQRRQILCRGDTQPMCVVPENSRGKPFREFHDTILSSQFVCKKPKIRERKMQQVFIDEGQTAQLVCNADGDPLPVIFWITPGRKLVTVKSNGRASVLGDGTLEIKFAQVQDSGTYLCVASNAAGNDTFSASLAVKGFASDRSLYANRTSMYITDANATNTNGTNVYNMTFALDLKTILVSTAMGCFTFLGVVLFCFLLLFVWSRGKGKHKNNIDIEYVPRKSNGAVAEGGDQGGPRRFNMKMI; from the coding sequence ATGGTAGACTGCATCGGCAAAGTCATGCTTCACACTGCTCTGTCATGCTGGCAGCCATTCCTAGGCTTGGCCCTGCTGGTCATATGTGTCAGCTCCGCCGTCGGATGTCCGGCCCGCTGTGAATGCTCGGCACAGAACAAGTCAGTCATCTGCCACCGGAAGCGTCTGGTCGCCGTCCCAGAAGGCATCCCCATTGAGACCAAGATCCTGGACCTGAGCAAGAACAAGCTGAAGAGCGTCATCCCCGACGAGTTCGCCTCCTACCCGCAGCTGGAGGAGTTAGACCTGAGCGACAACATCATTGGGAATGTCGAGCCGGGATCATTCAACTCGCTCTTCAACCTGCGCTCCCTGCGCCTAAAGAGCAACCGCATCAAACTCATCCCCCTGGGGGTCTTCTCCGGATTGTCGAACCTGACGGGCCTGGACATTAGCGAGAACAAGATCGTGATCTTGCTGGACTACATGTTCCAGGACTTGCACAACCTCAAATCCCTGGAAGTGGGGGACAACGACCTGGTGTACATCTCCCACCGGGCATTCAGTGGGCTGCAGAGCCTGGAACAGCTGACCTTGGAGAAGTGCAACCTGACCGCCGTGCCCACGGAAGCCCTGTCCCACCTCCATAACCTGTCCCGGCTCCGTCTGCGCTTCCTCAGCATCAACAGCCTGCACCCGTACGCCTTCAAGAAGCTCTTCCGCCTAAGGCACCTGGAGATCGACAACTGGCCCATGCTGGACGCCGTGCCCGCCAACAGCTTCTACAGCCTCAATCTGAGCTCCCTGTCCATCACCAACACCAACCTGTCCGCCGTGCCCTTTCTGGCCCTCAAGCACCTGACGTACCTCACGCACCTGAACCTCTCCTTCAACCCCATCAGCAACATCGAGGCGGACATGTTCCAGGACCTGAGCCGCCTGCAGGAGCTGCACGTGGTGGGCGCCCAGCTCCTCAACATCGAGCCGCATGCCTTCCAGGGCCTGCGCGCCTTACGCGTGCTGAACGTCTCCCAGAACCTGCTGGACACCTTGGAAGAGAGCGCCTTTCAGTCCTCCGCCACGCTGGAGACCCTCTGCATCGACAACAACCCCCTGGCGTGCGACTGCCGTCTTCTCTGGATCCTCCAGAGGCGGCAGATCCTCTGCCGGGGGGACACGCAGCCCATGTGTGTGGTGCCGGAGAACAGCCGGGGGAAGCCATTCCGGGAGTTCCACGACACCATCCTGTCATCTCAGTTTGTGTGCAAAAAGCCCAAAATCCGGGAGAGGAAGATGCAGCAGGTCTTCATCGACGAGGGCCAGACGGCCCAACTCGTGTGCAATGCCGACGGGGACCCCCTGCCAGTGATTTTCTGGATTACGCCGGGACGGAAGCTGGTGACGGTAAAGTCCAACGGGAGGGCGTCGGTTTTGGGGGACGGCACTTTAGAGATCAAGTTCGCGCAGGTCCAGGACAGCGGCACCTACCTGTGCGTGGCCAGCAACGCCGCTGGGAACGATACGTTCTCCGCTTCCCTGGCCGTAAAGGGCTTTGCCAGCGACAGGTCCCTTTACGCCAACAGGACCTCCATGTATATCACCGACGCCAATGCCACCAACACAAACGGGACCAACGTGTACAACATGACCTTCGCTTTGGACCTCAAGACTATTTTAGTGTCCACCGCCATGGGCTGTTTCACGTTCCTAGGAGtcgttcttttctgttttttgcttctGTTCGTGTGGAGTCGCGGGAAAGggaaacacaaaaacaacatcGATATCGAGTATGTCCCCCGAAAGTCCAACGGGGCCGTGGCGGAAGGGGGCGACCAAGGAGGACCTCGTCGGTTTAACATGAAAATGATTTAG